One region of Populus trichocarpa isolate Nisqually-1 chromosome 4, P.trichocarpa_v4.1, whole genome shotgun sequence genomic DNA includes:
- the LOC18097900 gene encoding proline-rich protein 4 isoform X3, with the protein MRILPVFRGAVLCFYVSLLFAATFCYAGDKTVEVVGTGECADCAESNIKTVHAFSGLRVTIDCKPENGEFKTRGFGELDEEGKFKVSLPSEVVKDGKLKEECYAQLHSASAAPCPSHDGLESSKIVLKSKTDEKHTFGLAGKLKFSPVTCTSAFLWPHFKYPPLPKLPPLPKWKLPPLKDFHHPYLFPPKVFPPFPPKVFPPLPPKLFPPKPFPPPLPVYKKPLPPPVPIYKPEPKPPVFKPPPVPIYKKPLPPPVPIYKKPLPPPVPIYKPKPKPPVFKPPPVPIYKPKPPVFKLPPVPIYKKPLPPPVPIYKPKPKPPVFKPPPVPIYKPKPPVFKPPPVPVYKPKPKPPIYKPLPPPVPISKPLPPIPKIPPFYKKPLPPLPKLPPHPKIPPIYKPKPPVFKPPPVPIYKPEPKPPIYKPLPPPVPIYKPLPPIPKIPPFYKKPCPPLPKLPPHPKIPPKYLNHPKFGKWPPLPPYSPIH; encoded by the exons ATGCGGATTCTCCCCGTTTTTCGAGGAGCAGTTCTGTGCTTCTACGTGTCCTTACTCTTTGCTGCAACTTTCTGCTATGCCGGTGACAAGACAGTTGAGGTAGTTGGGACAGGAGAATGTGCAGATTGTGCAGAGAGTAACATTAAGACTGTTCATGCCTTTTCAg GGCTTCGAGTGACAATTGATTGCAAGCCTGAAAATGGAGAGTTCAAAACAAGAGGGTTTGGTGAGCTTGACGAAGAAGGGAAGTTCAAAGTGTCTCTTCCAAGTGAGGTTGTGAAGGATGGGAAATTGAAGGAGGAATGCTATGCACAGCTTCACAGTGCATCAGCTGCACCATGCCCATCCCATGATGGCCTAGAGTCCTCCAAGATCGTCTTGAAGTCGAAAACTGATGAGAAACACACATTTGGGCTTGCAGGGAAACTGAAGTTTTCACCTGTGACTTGCACTTCAGCATTCTTGTGGCCTCACTTCAAGTATCCACCACTACCTAAATTGCCTCCATTGCCAAAATGGAAACTTCCACCATTGAAAGATTTTCACCATCCTTACCTATTCCCACCTAAAGTCTTTCCTCCATTCCCCCCGAAGGTGTTCCCACCTCTCCCACCAAAGCTCTTCCCTCCAAAGCCTTTTCCTCCACCACTTCCAGTCTACAAGAAGCCACTCCCACCTCCAGTTCCAATCTACAAGCCAGAGCCAAAACCACCAGTTTTCAAGCCTCCTCCGGTCCCAATCTACAAGAAGCCACTCCCAC CTCCAGTTCCAATCTACAAGAAGCCACTCCCACCTCCAGTTCCAATCTACAAGCCAAAGCCCAAACCACCAGTTTTCAAGCCTCCTCCGGTCCCAATCTACAAGCCAAAACCACCAGTCTTCAAGCTTCCTCCGGTCCCAATCTATAAGAAGCCACTCCCACCTCCAGTTCCAATCTACAAGCCAAAGCCAAAACCACCAGTTTTCAAGCCTCCTCCGGTCCCAATCTACAAGCCAAAACCACCAGTCTTCAAACCCCCTCCTGTTCCAGTCTACAAACCAAAGCCAAAACCACCAATCTACAAGCCTCTCCCACCTCCTGTTCCCATCTCCAAGCCTCTCCCTCCAATCCCAAAGATCCCTCCATTTTATAAGAAGCCATTGCCCCCTCTTCCTAAGCTTCCCCCTCACCCCAAGATTCCCCCAATCTACAAGCCTAAACCACCAGTCTTCAAGCCCCCTCCCGTTCCAATCTACAAACCAGAGCCAAAACCACCAATCTACAAGCCTCTACCACCTCCCGTTCCCATCTATAAGCCTCTCCCTCCAATCCCAAAGATCCCTCCATTTTACAAGAAGCCATGCCCCCCTCTTCCTAAGCTTCCTCCTCACCCCAAGATTCCTCCAAAGTACCTCAACCACCCCAAGTTTGGAAAATGGCCTCCCTTGCCACCATATTCTCCCATTCATTAG
- the LOC18097900 gene encoding proline-rich protein 4 isoform X5, with product MRILPVFRGAVLCFYVSLLFAATFCYAGDKTVEVVGTGECADCAESNIKTVHAFSGLRVTIDCKPENGEFKTRGFGELDEEGKFKVSLPSEVVKDGKLKEECYAQLHSASAAPCPSHDGLESSKIVLKSKTDEKHTFGLAGKLKFSPVTCTSAFLWPHFKYPPLPKLPPLPKWKLPPLKDFHHPYLFPPKVFPPFPPKVFPPLPPKLFPPKPFPPPLPVYKKPLPPPVPIYKPEPKPPVFKPPPVPIYKKPLPPPVPIYKPKPKPPVFKPPPVPIYKPKPPVFKLPPVPIYKKPLPPPVPIYKPKPKPPVFKPPPVPIYKPKPPVFKPPPVPVYKPKPKPPIYKPLPPPVPISKPLPPIPKIPPFYKKPLPPLPKLPPHPKIPPIYKPKPPVFKPPPVPIYKPEPKPPIYKPLPPPVPIYKPLPPIPKIPPFYKKPCPPLPKLPPHPKIPPKYLNHPKFGKWPPLPPYSPIH from the exons ATGCGGATTCTCCCCGTTTTTCGAGGAGCAGTTCTGTGCTTCTACGTGTCCTTACTCTTTGCTGCAACTTTCTGCTATGCCGGTGACAAGACAGTTGAGGTAGTTGGGACAGGAGAATGTGCAGATTGTGCAGAGAGTAACATTAAGACTGTTCATGCCTTTTCAg GGCTTCGAGTGACAATTGATTGCAAGCCTGAAAATGGAGAGTTCAAAACAAGAGGGTTTGGTGAGCTTGACGAAGAAGGGAAGTTCAAAGTGTCTCTTCCAAGTGAGGTTGTGAAGGATGGGAAATTGAAGGAGGAATGCTATGCACAGCTTCACAGTGCATCAGCTGCACCATGCCCATCCCATGATGGCCTAGAGTCCTCCAAGATCGTCTTGAAGTCGAAAACTGATGAGAAACACACATTTGGGCTTGCAGGGAAACTGAAGTTTTCACCTGTGACTTGCACTTCAGCATTCTTGTGGCCTCACTTCAAGTATCCACCACTACCTAAATTGCCTCCATTGCCAAAATGGAAACTTCCACCATTGAAAGATTTTCACCATCCTTACCTATTCCCACCTAAAGTCTTTCCTCCATTCCCCCCGAAGGTGTTCCCACCTCTCCCACCAAAGCTCTTCCCTCCAAAGCCTTTTCCTCCACCACTTCCAGTCTACAAGAAGCCACTCCCACCTCCAGTTCCAATCTACAAGCCAGAGCCAAAACCACCAGTTTTCAAGCCTCCTCCGGTCCCAATCTACAAGAAGCCACTCCCAC CTCCAGTTCCAATCTACAAGCCAAAGCCCAAACCACCAGTTTTCAAGCCTCCTCCGGTCCCAATCTACAAGCCAAAACCACCAGTCTTCAAGCTTCCTCCGGTCCCAATCTATAAGAAGCCACTCCCACCTCCAGTTCCAATCTACAAGCCAAAGCCAAAACCACCAGTTTTCAAGCCTCCTCCGGTCCCAATCTACAAGCCAAAACCACCAGTCTTCAAACCCCCTCCTGTTCCAGTCTACAAACCAAAGCCAAAACCACCAATCTACAAGCCTCTCCCACCTCCTGTTCCCATCTCCAAGCCTCTCCCTCCAATCCCAAAGATCCCTCCATTTTATAAGAAGCCATTGCCCCCTCTTCCTAAGCTTCCCCCTCACCCCAAGATTCCCCCAATCTACAAGCCTAAACCACCAGTCTTCAAGCCCCCTCCCGTTCCAATCTACAAACCAGAGCCAAAACCACCAATCTACAAGCCTCTACCACCTCCCGTTCCCATCTATAAGCCTCTCCCTCCAATCCCAAAGATCCCTCCATTTTACAAGAAGCCATGCCCCCCTCTTCCTAAGCTTCCTCCTCACCCCAAGATTCCTCCAAAGTACCTCAACCACCCCAAGTTTGGAAAATGGCCTCCCTTGCCACCATATTCTCCCATTCATTAG